From Bradyrhizobium symbiodeficiens, the proteins below share one genomic window:
- a CDS encoding sulfate/molybdate ABC transporter ATP-binding protein, whose amino-acid sequence MTIEVRNLVKTFGSFKALDGVDLKVESGELVALLGPSGSGKTTLLRIVAGLDWPDSGEVLINGEDALAQGARERHVGFVFQHYALFRHMTVFENVAFGLRVQPRAVRKDEGAIRARVKELLDLVQLDWLADRYPSQLSGGQRQRIALARALAIEPRILLLDEPFGALDAKVRKELRKWLRSLHREISVTSIFVTHDQEEALEVANRVVVMDKGRIEQIGSPDDVYESPASAFVHGFIGESIELPVQVEAGVIRLGGRPLGLTADGLAPGASKLFVRRHDMLVGPPGSGALEGAVRHVRNFGPVQRAEVALSGGETIEIDAPRDKELHAGDTIGLEPRRYRIFAGS is encoded by the coding sequence GTGACCATTGAAGTCAGAAATCTCGTCAAGACGTTCGGCAGCTTCAAAGCCCTCGACGGTGTCGACCTCAAGGTCGAGAGCGGCGAGTTGGTTGCGCTGCTCGGGCCGTCCGGATCGGGAAAGACCACGCTGCTGCGGATCGTCGCCGGGCTCGATTGGCCTGACTCAGGTGAAGTCCTCATCAACGGCGAGGATGCGCTGGCGCAGGGCGCGCGCGAGCGGCATGTCGGCTTCGTGTTCCAGCATTACGCGCTGTTCCGCCACATGACGGTGTTCGAGAACGTGGCTTTCGGCCTGCGCGTACAGCCACGTGCGGTCCGAAAAGACGAGGGGGCGATCCGGGCGCGGGTCAAGGAGTTGCTCGATCTCGTGCAACTCGACTGGCTCGCCGATCGCTACCCGAGCCAGCTTTCCGGCGGCCAGCGCCAGCGCATCGCGCTCGCCCGTGCGCTCGCGATCGAGCCGCGCATCCTCTTGCTCGACGAGCCCTTCGGCGCGCTCGATGCCAAGGTGCGCAAGGAGCTGCGCAAATGGTTGCGCTCGCTTCATCGCGAGATCAGCGTCACCTCCATCTTCGTGACCCACGACCAGGAGGAGGCGCTCGAGGTCGCCAACCGCGTCGTCGTCATGGACAAGGGCAGGATCGAGCAGATCGGCTCGCCCGACGACGTCTATGAAAGCCCGGCAAGCGCGTTCGTCCACGGCTTCATCGGCGAGTCCATCGAGCTGCCGGTCCAGGTCGAAGCAGGCGTGATCAGGCTCGGTGGCCGGCCGTTAGGCCTCACGGCGGACGGACTTGCGCCTGGCGCGTCAAAACTGTTCGTGCGGCGACATGACATGCTGGTCGGGCCCCCCGGCAGCGGCGCCCTTGAAGGCGCCGTGCGACACGTCCGTAATTTCGGTCCCGTGCAGCGTGCCGAGGTCGCATTGTCAGGCGGCGAGACCATCGAGATCGACGCCCCCCGCGACAAGGAACTGCACGCCGGCGACACCATCGGCCTTGAGCCCCGCCGCTACCGGATATTTGCGGGCAGTTGA
- a CDS encoding DUF3734 domain-containing protein translates to MTDHTTESASIPANAQRVLVLQGGGALGSYQAGAYQALCGQGFEPEWVAGISIGAVNAAIIAGNEGPTRVKRLKEFWEMVSAPVPWKPIGKSDHSRELFNSTSAALIATFGVPGFFTPRIPPAPLWPPGSPQAESYYDTAPLKKTLERLVDFDRINDLKTRLSVGAVGVTSGNFKYFDNYEFKKLGKTIGPEHIMASGALPPGFPSVVIDGEHYWDGGIASNTPLDYVLDAEVDRDMLIFQVDLFSARGDLPTSLLEATEREKDIRFSSRTRMNTDKNKQLHNARKAVRDLISKLPDYLKNDPSVEFLAKVSRESTVTVVHLIYRSKNYESSSKDYDFSHVAMVEHWEAGVHDVHLSMRHKDWLERPQSGETMVTYDLTGNVSAPPAKRSE, encoded by the coding sequence ATGACCGATCATACCACGGAATCCGCCAGCATCCCTGCGAATGCGCAACGCGTCCTGGTCCTCCAGGGCGGCGGGGCGCTTGGCTCCTATCAGGCCGGCGCTTATCAGGCGCTGTGCGGCCAGGGCTTCGAGCCGGAATGGGTCGCCGGCATCTCGATCGGCGCGGTCAACGCCGCCATCATCGCCGGCAATGAGGGCCCGACGCGCGTCAAGCGGCTCAAGGAATTCTGGGAGATGGTCTCCGCGCCGGTGCCGTGGAAACCGATCGGCAAGAGCGACCACAGCCGCGAACTGTTCAACTCCACCAGCGCCGCGCTGATCGCGACCTTCGGCGTGCCCGGCTTCTTCACGCCGCGGATTCCGCCGGCGCCGCTCTGGCCGCCCGGTAGCCCGCAGGCCGAGAGCTATTACGACACCGCGCCCTTGAAGAAGACGCTGGAGCGTCTGGTTGATTTCGACCGCATCAATGACCTCAAGACGCGCCTGTCGGTCGGCGCGGTCGGCGTCACCTCGGGCAATTTCAAATATTTCGACAATTACGAGTTCAAGAAGCTCGGCAAAACCATCGGCCCCGAGCACATCATGGCCTCCGGCGCGCTGCCGCCCGGCTTTCCCTCCGTCGTAATCGACGGCGAGCATTACTGGGACGGCGGCATCGCCTCCAACACGCCGCTGGACTACGTGCTCGATGCCGAGGTCGATCGCGACATGCTGATCTTCCAGGTCGACCTGTTCTCCGCCCGCGGCGATTTGCCGACCTCGCTGCTCGAGGCCACCGAGCGCGAGAAGGACATTCGCTTCTCCAGCCGCACGCGGATGAACACCGACAAGAACAAGCAGCTGCACAACGCCCGCAAGGCCGTGCGCGACCTGATTTCCAAATTGCCCGATTATCTCAAGAACGACCCTTCCGTGGAATTCCTCGCGAAGGTATCGCGTGAAAGCACCGTCACCGTGGTGCATCTGATCTATCGCAGCAAGAACTACGAATCCTCGTCCAAGGATTACGACTTCTCGCATGTCGCCATGGTCGAGCACTGGGAGGCCGGCGTGCACGACGTGCATCTGTCGATGCGCCACAAGGATTGGCTCGAGCGGCCGCAATCCGGCGAGACCATGGTGACCTACGATCTCACGGGGAACGTCTCCGCGCCCCCGGCAAAAAGGAGCGAATAG
- a CDS encoding flippase — translation MAVTDAEPATTGPAALIARLRARLTGGSNEASLTRRLAGTIFIIRVISAGLAYVSQVLLARWMGTSDYGIYVYVWTWVLLLGSMMDFGISASAQKIIPEYRASGEQALLRGFLSGSRWLTFAVSTLVSLALAGIVRLLSPWIDPAEELPLYIGCMTLPAFVVANTQDGIARSHDWMQLGLMPQFIIRQGLIIGITGAAFLFGYHLGAIAAMVASAGAVWIAMTGQMVVLNRKLANHIEPGPKTYDIGGWLAVSLPILLVESFYLLLSYTDVLVLQQFRPSDEVGVYFAVVKTLALVSFIHYAMSATTAHRFAEYNASGDKARLSAYVAHAISWTFWPSLAATIVLLAIGKPLLWLFGPQFTVGYDIMFVAAIGLVVRSAIGPVERLLNMLGQQKICALAYALAFVMNLVLCIALVPRYGGHGAAAATSISLTFETVLLFWIVRQRLGLHVLAFGK, via the coding sequence TTGGCCGTGACGGATGCAGAACCCGCAACCACCGGACCGGCCGCGCTGATCGCGCGGTTGCGGGCCAGGCTGACGGGCGGCTCGAACGAAGCATCGCTGACGCGGCGGCTGGCCGGCACCATCTTCATCATCCGCGTCATCAGCGCAGGCCTTGCCTATGTCTCGCAGGTGCTGCTGGCGCGCTGGATGGGCACGTCCGACTACGGCATCTATGTCTATGTCTGGACCTGGGTGCTGCTGCTCGGCAGCATGATGGATTTCGGCATCTCGGCCTCGGCGCAAAAAATCATTCCGGAGTATCGCGCCAGCGGCGAGCAGGCGTTGCTGCGCGGCTTTCTCTCCGGCAGCCGCTGGCTGACTTTTGCGGTGTCGACACTGGTCTCGCTCGCCCTCGCCGGCATCGTCAGGCTGCTGTCGCCCTGGATCGACCCGGCCGAGGAGCTGCCGCTCTATATCGGCTGCATGACCCTGCCCGCCTTCGTCGTTGCCAACACCCAGGACGGCATCGCGCGCTCGCATGACTGGATGCAGCTCGGCCTGATGCCGCAATTCATCATCCGCCAGGGACTGATCATCGGCATCACGGGCGCTGCTTTTCTCTTCGGCTACCATCTCGGCGCGATCGCGGCTATGGTTGCGAGCGCGGGCGCGGTCTGGATCGCGATGACCGGGCAGATGGTGGTGCTGAACCGCAAGCTCGCCAACCATATCGAGCCCGGTCCCAAGACCTACGACATCGGCGGCTGGCTCGCCGTCTCGCTGCCGATCCTGCTGGTCGAGAGCTTCTACCTGCTGCTGTCCTATACCGACGTGCTGGTGCTGCAGCAATTCCGCCCCTCCGACGAGGTCGGCGTTTACTTCGCGGTGGTGAAGACGCTGGCGCTGGTCTCGTTCATCCACTACGCGATGTCGGCGACGACGGCGCATCGCTTCGCCGAATACAACGCAAGCGGCGACAAGGCGCGGCTGTCGGCCTATGTCGCGCACGCCATCAGCTGGACGTTCTGGCCGTCGCTGGCCGCGACCATCGTGCTGCTCGCGATCGGCAAGCCGCTGCTCTGGCTGTTCGGGCCGCAATTCACCGTCGGCTACGACATCATGTTCGTCGCCGCCATCGGACTCGTGGTGCGCTCCGCGATCGGACCGGTCGAGCGGCTGCTCAACATGCTGGGCCAGCAGAAGATCTGCGCGCTCGCTTATGCGCTGGCCTTCGTGATGAACCTCGTGCTCTGCATCGCACTCGTGCCGCGCTACGGCGGCCACGGCGCCGCAGCCGCAACCTCGATCTCGCTCACCTTCGAGACGGTGCTGCTGTTCTGGATCGTGCGGCAGCGGCTTGGGCTGCACGTGCTGGCGTTTGGTAAATAG
- a CDS encoding SDR family NAD(P)-dependent oxidoreductase: MSEFKQLSRSVKGLTVLVTGAASGMGRATARVFAAEGAHVAVTDYDEQGALAVAKEIAASGGSAKAWTLDVADGGEIKRVVNDAAAHFGGLDIVVNNAGISVRVAIDDEAYEDAWAKGIAVMLTAHPRIIRAALPHLRKSNCPRIVNIASTEALGATALHSPYSAAKGGVASLTRSLAVELGREGITVNCICPGPIRTAITDRISDEHKTIYARRRTALGRYGDPEEVAHMTLSLCLPAASFLTGAVIPVDGGLMARNA; encoded by the coding sequence ATGTCCGAGTTCAAGCAGCTCAGCCGGTCCGTCAAGGGCCTGACCGTTCTCGTCACCGGCGCCGCCAGCGGCATGGGGCGCGCCACCGCGCGCGTATTCGCCGCGGAGGGCGCCCACGTTGCCGTCACCGACTATGACGAGCAAGGCGCGCTCGCCGTCGCGAAGGAGATCGCGGCGAGCGGCGGTTCGGCAAAGGCCTGGACACTCGACGTTGCCGATGGTGGCGAGATCAAGCGCGTGGTGAATGATGCCGCTGCACATTTCGGCGGACTCGATATCGTCGTCAACAATGCCGGCATCTCCGTGCGCGTCGCGATCGACGACGAGGCCTATGAGGACGCATGGGCCAAGGGCATCGCGGTGATGCTGACGGCGCATCCGCGCATCATCCGCGCCGCGCTGCCGCATTTGCGCAAGTCGAATTGCCCGCGCATCGTCAACATCGCCTCGACCGAGGCGCTCGGCGCCACCGCATTGCACAGCCCCTATTCGGCTGCGAAGGGCGGCGTGGCGAGCCTCACCCGCTCGCTCGCGGTCGAACTCGGCCGCGAGGGCATCACCGTCAACTGCATCTGCCCGGGTCCGATCCGCACCGCCATCACCGACCGCATCTCGGATGAGCACAAGACAATTTATGCCAGACGCCGCACCGCACTCGGCCGCTACGGCGATCCCGAGGAGGTCGCGCATATGACGCTGAGCCTGTGCCTGCCGGCGGCCTCCTTCCTCACCGGCGCGGTGATCCCGGTCGATGGCGGGTTGATGGCGCGGAATGCGTGA
- a CDS encoding TauD/TfdA dioxygenase family protein: MTIAIRQLHKHFVGEVSGLDLRKPLTEVEAREVEAAMDKYAVLVFHDQDITDEQQMAFALNFGQREDARGGTVTKAQDYRLQSGLNDVSNLGKDGRPLAKDSRTHLFNLGNCLWHSDSSFRPIPAKFSLLSARVVNPKGGNTEFADMRAAYDALDDETKTEIEDLVCEHSLMYSRGSLGFTEYTDDEKEMFKPVLQRLVRTHPVHRRKSLYLSSHAGKIVSMSVPEGRLLLRDLNEHATQAEFVYVHKWKLHDLVMWDNRQTMHRVRRYDQSQPRDMRRATVAGTEPTVQQQAAE, translated from the coding sequence ATGACGATCGCCATCCGGCAGCTTCACAAACATTTTGTCGGCGAGGTTTCGGGCCTCGATTTGCGAAAGCCCCTCACCGAGGTTGAGGCGCGCGAGGTCGAGGCCGCGATGGACAAATACGCGGTGCTGGTTTTCCACGACCAGGACATCACCGACGAGCAGCAGATGGCTTTTGCGCTGAACTTCGGTCAGCGAGAAGATGCGCGTGGCGGCACCGTGACCAAGGCGCAGGACTACCGGCTCCAGTCGGGCCTCAACGACGTGTCCAATCTCGGCAAGGACGGCAGGCCGCTGGCGAAAGACAGCCGCACGCATCTGTTCAATCTCGGCAACTGCCTGTGGCATTCCGACAGCTCGTTCCGTCCCATCCCGGCGAAATTCTCGCTGCTGTCGGCGCGGGTGGTGAACCCGAAGGGCGGCAACACCGAATTCGCCGACATGCGTGCCGCCTATGACGCACTCGACGACGAGACCAAGACGGAGATCGAGGACCTCGTCTGCGAACATTCGCTGATGTATTCGCGGGGCTCGCTCGGCTTCACCGAATATACCGACGACGAGAAGGAGATGTTCAAGCCGGTGCTGCAACGTCTCGTGCGAACCCATCCGGTCCATCGCCGCAAGTCGCTGTATCTGTCATCGCATGCCGGCAAGATCGTCAGCATGAGCGTGCCGGAGGGCCGCCTTTTGCTGCGCGATCTCAACGAGCACGCGACGCAAGCAGAGTTCGTCTACGTCCACAAATGGAAGCTGCACGATCTCGTGATGTGGGACAACCGCCAGACCATGCACCGCGTCCGCCGCTACGACCAGTCGCAGCCCCGCGACATGCGCCGTGCCACGGTGGCAGGGACGGAGCCGACGGTGCAGCAGCAGGCGGCGGAGTAG
- a CDS encoding CAP domain-containing protein has protein sequence MRAAAAILIILLLAGCAGNEAPVQQPSMYADMAVPGSKLDAQAAAIMISQYRQNNALGTVVIDPDLMRLAESQSNAMAAANKMDHDVRAPLAKRLAAGGYPATVAVENISAGYHTLAEAFSGWRDSPPHRANMLKGGVTKLGIAASYAPGTKYKVFWTMILASTER, from the coding sequence ATGCGCGCTGCGGCCGCAATTCTCATCATTTTGCTGCTTGCCGGCTGTGCCGGCAACGAGGCACCGGTCCAGCAGCCGTCGATGTATGCCGACATGGCGGTCCCGGGCTCAAAGCTCGATGCGCAGGCGGCCGCGATCATGATCTCGCAATACCGCCAGAACAACGCGCTCGGCACCGTCGTCATTGACCCCGACCTGATGCGGCTTGCCGAATCCCAGTCCAATGCCATGGCGGCGGCCAACAAGATGGACCACGACGTCCGCGCGCCGCTGGCCAAGCGCCTGGCCGCCGGCGGCTATCCCGCGACCGTGGCGGTCGAGAACATTTCGGCCGGCTATCATACGCTGGCGGAAGCGTTTTCCGGCTGGCGCGACTCGCCACCCCACCGCGCCAACATGCTCAAGGGCGGTGTCACAAAATTGGGCATCGCGGCGAGCTATGCTCCCGGCACCAAATACAAGGTGTTCTGGACCATGATCCTGGCCTCGACGGAGCGGTAA
- a CDS encoding CsbD family protein, whose amino-acid sequence MDTDRIVGAAKDYAGKAESAIGDIAGDSKTQASGKAREAAGTVQNLYGQAKDAVRDATDTAASYAKDAYDNSGDTFRDGSQAIAQKVKDNPLGALMVAGGIGFALALLMARPARRPPQRWRY is encoded by the coding sequence ATGGATACGGACCGGATTGTTGGAGCGGCCAAGGACTACGCAGGTAAGGCGGAAAGCGCGATCGGAGACATCGCAGGCGATTCCAAGACGCAGGCCTCAGGCAAGGCACGCGAGGCCGCAGGCACGGTGCAAAATCTCTACGGCCAGGCCAAGGATGCCGTGCGCGATGCCACGGACACCGCGGCGAGCTACGCCAAGGACGCCTATGACAACAGCGGCGACACTTTCCGCGACGGCTCGCAGGCGATTGCCCAGAAGGTGAAGGACAACCCGCTCGGCGCGCTGATGGTTGCCGGCGGCATCGGCTTCGCGCTGGCGCTGCTGATGGCGCGCCCCGCCCGCCGTCCACCGCAGCGCTGGCGCTACTGA
- a CDS encoding 3-hydroxybutyrate dehydrogenase, whose amino-acid sequence MGSLSGKNAVVTGSTSGIGLAYARAFAAAGANVVINGFGSPEDIEKERSKIESDFGVKAIYSPADMTKPAEIAGMIALGEKTFGSVDVLVNNAGIQFVSPIEEFPLEKWDQIIAINLSSAFHAIRAAVPGMKKKGWGRIINTASAHSLVASPFKSAYVSAKHGIAGLTKTVALEVATHKITCNCISPGYVWTPLVEKQIPDTMKARNLTREQVINDVLLDAQPTKEFVTSEQVAALALFLCGDDAAQITGSNLSIDGGWTAE is encoded by the coding sequence ATGGGTAGTCTGTCAGGCAAGAACGCCGTCGTGACCGGGTCCACCAGCGGCATCGGGCTCGCTTACGCACGCGCCTTCGCCGCCGCCGGCGCCAATGTCGTCATCAACGGCTTCGGCTCGCCGGAGGACATCGAGAAGGAGCGCTCGAAGATCGAGTCCGATTTCGGCGTCAAGGCGATCTATTCGCCCGCCGACATGACCAAGCCGGCCGAGATCGCCGGCATGATCGCGCTTGGTGAGAAGACCTTTGGCTCCGTCGACGTCCTCGTCAACAATGCCGGCATCCAGTTCGTCTCGCCGATCGAGGAATTCCCGCTCGAGAAATGGGACCAGATCATCGCCATCAACCTGTCCTCGGCCTTTCACGCCATCCGCGCAGCGGTGCCCGGCATGAAGAAGAAGGGCTGGGGTCGCATCATCAACACCGCATCGGCGCATTCGCTGGTCGCCTCGCCCTTCAAGTCGGCCTACGTCTCGGCCAAGCACGGCATCGCCGGTCTCACCAAGACCGTGGCGCTGGAGGTTGCGACCCACAAGATCACCTGCAACTGCATCAGCCCCGGCTACGTCTGGACGCCGCTGGTGGAGAAGCAGATCCCCGACACGATGAAGGCGCGCAATCTCACGCGCGAGCAGGTCATCAACGACGTGCTACTCGACGCGCAGCCGACCAAGGAGTTCGTGACGTCCGAGCAGGTCGCGGCCTTGGCGCTGTTCCTGTGCGGCGATGATGCCGCCCAGATCACCGGCAGCAATCTCTCGATCGATGGCGGCTGGACGGCGGAATAG
- a CDS encoding sulfite exporter TauE/SafE family protein: MFDPLYVASGFGVGLLIGMTGVGGGSLMTPLLILLFGVHPSTAVGTDLLYAAATKTGGSVVHGWARSVHWPAVLRLACGSIPASALTLLVLWKLDLRGDSERSLINLVLCFALLLTATSLIFRKSIMERYRGRLEQVDERSTAIATVVTGIVLGVLVSISSVGAGAVGVTVLLLLYPRLPMATIVGSDIAHAVPLTLVAGIGHWALGDVDWALMGVLLMGSLPGIIVGSYSATRVPETVLRLTLASVLFVVAGKIMFAELNLSSAFVTALAWTH; this comes from the coding sequence ATGTTCGATCCACTCTACGTCGCTTCCGGTTTCGGCGTCGGCCTCCTCATCGGGATGACCGGCGTGGGCGGCGGTTCGTTGATGACGCCGCTGCTGATATTGCTGTTCGGTGTTCATCCCTCCACCGCGGTCGGCACCGATCTGCTCTATGCCGCCGCCACCAAGACCGGCGGCAGCGTGGTGCATGGCTGGGCGCGCAGCGTGCACTGGCCGGCGGTGCTGCGGCTCGCCTGTGGCAGCATTCCCGCGAGCGCGCTGACGCTGCTGGTGCTGTGGAAACTCGATCTCAGAGGCGATTCCGAGCGCAGCCTGATCAATCTGGTGCTGTGCTTCGCGCTGCTGCTGACCGCGACCTCGCTGATCTTCCGCAAATCCATCATGGAGCGTTATCGCGGCCGGCTCGAACAGGTCGACGAGCGCAGCACCGCGATTGCGACCGTCGTCACCGGCATCGTGCTCGGCGTGCTGGTGTCGATTTCGTCGGTCGGTGCCGGTGCGGTCGGCGTCACCGTGCTGCTGCTGCTCTACCCTCGCCTGCCGATGGCAACCATCGTCGGCTCCGACATCGCCCATGCGGTGCCGTTGACACTGGTCGCCGGCATCGGGCACTGGGCGCTCGGCGACGTCGATTGGGCGCTGATGGGCGTGCTGCTGATGGGCTCGCTGCCCGGCATCATCGTCGGCAGTTACAGCGCGACGCGGGTGCCGGAGACGGTGCTGCGGCTGACGCTCGCCAGCGTGTTGTTCGTGGTCGCCGGCAAGATCATGTTCGCGGAGTTGAACCTGTCGTCGGCGTTCGTGACGGCGCTGGCCTGGACGCATTAG
- a CDS encoding YqgE/AlgH family protein: MAPTGKRTGESTRSAGPGLPNSAGYLDGRLLIAMPVMGDSRFERSVIYLCAHSAEGAMGIIVNHPAGSIDFPELLQQLGIIKKGEHIRLPENAESMKVLRGGPVDTGRGFVLHSSDFYIENATLRIDDGVCLTATVDILRAIANGSGPKHAILALGYAGWAPGQLETEIQSNGWLHCDADSDLIFGDDVDDKYGRALRKIGIDPGMLSNEAGHA, encoded by the coding sequence ATGGCTCCCACAGGCAAGAGAACGGGCGAAAGCACCCGCAGCGCGGGGCCCGGGCTGCCCAATTCAGCCGGTTATCTCGACGGCCGGCTGCTGATCGCGATGCCCGTCATGGGCGATTCCCGCTTCGAACGTTCGGTCATCTATCTCTGCGCCCATTCGGCGGAAGGGGCGATGGGGATCATCGTGAACCATCCGGCCGGCAGCATCGATTTTCCCGAGCTGTTGCAGCAGCTCGGCATCATCAAGAAGGGCGAGCACATCAGGCTGCCGGAGAATGCCGAAAGCATGAAAGTGCTGCGCGGCGGCCCGGTCGACACCGGCCGCGGCTTCGTGCTGCATTCCAGCGACTTCTATATCGAAAACGCTACGCTGCGGATCGACGACGGAGTCTGCCTCACGGCGACCGTCGATATCCTGCGCGCGATCGCCAACGGCTCGGGTCCCAAGCATGCCATCCTCGCGCTCGGCTATGCCGGCTGGGCGCCGGGCCAGCTCGAGACCGAGATCCAGAGCAACGGCTGGCTGCATTGCGATGCGGATTCGGATCTGATCTTCGGTGACGACGTCGACGACAAGTACGGACGCGCCTTGCGCAAGATCGGCATCGATCCCGGCATGCTCTCGAACGAGGCCGGGCACGCGTGA
- a CDS encoding protein-disulfide reductase DsbD domain-containing protein, protein MLTRVPLRAAIGVVTTLLASSLAIAARADDASPWQRDGHSAVRLLAGSRSGAVLLGGIAFQIQPGWKTYWRMPGDSGVPPRFDFSKSDNVEAVTVMWPAPLKFDDGAGGHSIGYHNQIVLPLRIVAKAADKPVTLRAEINYAVCEKLCIPVEASAELGFNNVASTEDANLRAALDTVPKPANIGDPNPLTIRDVKRDGPKNVVVDVVVPDSRNVNLYVEGPTPDWALPIPEPVKDSPAGVKRFSFELDGLPPGAKPDGAALKFTLVGPEKSYEFNTNLE, encoded by the coding sequence ATGCTCACAAGAGTTCCCCTGCGTGCGGCGATTGGCGTCGTGACAACCCTGCTTGCGTCGTCGCTGGCCATCGCAGCCCGTGCCGACGACGCATCGCCGTGGCAGCGCGACGGACATTCCGCGGTACGGTTGCTCGCGGGATCGCGCAGCGGCGCGGTTCTGCTCGGCGGTATCGCGTTCCAGATCCAGCCCGGGTGGAAAACCTACTGGCGCATGCCCGGCGATTCCGGCGTCCCGCCGCGGTTCGACTTCTCGAAATCGGACAATGTCGAGGCGGTGACTGTGATGTGGCCTGCGCCGCTGAAATTCGACGACGGCGCAGGCGGCCATTCGATCGGCTATCACAACCAGATCGTGCTGCCCCTGCGCATCGTCGCCAAGGCGGCCGACAAGCCCGTGACCTTGCGTGCCGAGATCAACTACGCGGTGTGCGAGAAGCTCTGCATTCCGGTCGAGGCCAGCGCCGAGCTCGGCTTCAACAACGTCGCCTCGACCGAGGACGCCAATCTGCGTGCAGCACTCGACACCGTGCCCAAGCCTGCCAATATCGGCGATCCCAATCCGCTCACCATCCGCGACGTCAAGCGCGACGGGCCCAAGAACGTGGTGGTGGACGTCGTTGTGCCCGACAGCCGCAACGTCAATCTGTATGTGGAAGGGCCCACGCCGGATTGGGCACTGCCGATTCCGGAGCCGGTCAAGGACAGCCCGGCAGGCGTGAAGCGCTTTTCGTTCGAGCTCGACGGCCTGCCGCCGGGCGCCAAGCCCGACGGCGCAGCGCTGAAGTTCACACTGGTTGGGCCGGAGAAATCGTACGAGTTCAATACGAACCTGGAGTAG
- a CDS encoding SDR family NAD(P)-dependent oxidoreductase, which translates to MANELDFSGRQVLVVGGSSGIGNGIAQAFRARGAAVAVCGTRAHATEYSAEEGSDLTGLAYAQLDVSNPAAIEAFKPSFERLDVLVLAQGAVLYRRGEFEMSGFRKVVEVNLMSLMACATRFHSMLRDAKGSLIMVSSTAAYHSTMGNPAYNASKTSAVGLTRTLGEAWAEDGIRVNGIAPGLVDTKMTKVTTDNPKRLEGALSRIPLRRLGTPADMAGAALFLASPLSSYIVGQTLVVDGGLIL; encoded by the coding sequence ATGGCGAACGAGCTCGATTTCTCAGGCAGGCAGGTGCTGGTGGTCGGCGGTTCGAGCGGGATCGGCAACGGCATCGCGCAAGCATTTCGCGCGAGGGGCGCGGCTGTCGCCGTTTGCGGCACGCGCGCTCACGCAACGGAATATTCAGCTGAAGAAGGCTCCGATCTCACCGGTCTCGCCTACGCGCAGCTCGACGTCAGCAACCCCGCTGCGATCGAGGCGTTCAAGCCGTCCTTCGAGCGGCTCGACGTGCTCGTGCTGGCGCAAGGCGCCGTGCTCTATCGCCGCGGTGAATTCGAGATGAGCGGTTTTCGCAAGGTGGTCGAGGTCAATCTGATGAGCCTGATGGCTTGCGCCACGCGGTTTCATTCCATGTTGCGGGATGCGAAGGGGTCGCTGATCATGGTGTCCTCGACCGCGGCCTATCATTCCACCATGGGCAATCCCGCCTATAACGCCTCGAAGACCAGTGCGGTCGGATTGACGCGGACGCTGGGCGAGGCCTGGGCCGAGGACGGCATCCGCGTCAACGGCATCGCGCCGGGGCTCGTCGACACCAAGATGACGAAGGTGACGACCGACAATCCCAAGCGGCTCGAAGGTGCACTATCACGCATTCCGCTGCGGCGATTGGGCACGCCGGCCGACATGGCGGGCGCGGCGCTGTTCCTGGCCTCGCCGCTGTCGTCCTACATCGTGGGGCAGACCCTGGTCGTCGATGGCGGGCTGATACTTTAG